ACCCAAACCAATGCATCAAGTAATAGATTTGATACTAAAATTCTACGTATTTTTTCTGCTTCTATAGTAATGACTAACGATAATTACAGTCCAGGGAATATTATTAAACATAACAAAGAGATATGTATCGTTGCCACTGGAGATGGCGCACTAAGTCTAGAAACTTTACAACTTTCAGGCAAGAAAGCACTCAATATTAAAGATTTTAGCAATGCCTATACACTTACTAAGCTATTTATTGGATTAATCTAATAAATAGCTTTTTAGCTTTAATTCTTGGATTGGTAATAACACTTACTAGCATTGAAAAAAATAATAAAATTTATTTATTACTTACAAATAAGATCACTTCAAAATATTTTATAATATACTGTCTTTAATTTGTTTTAGTATATCTAAAATTAATACCTTTGTTTTACCTTGAGTATCAAATATTTTATATTTAATATTCAAAACTTATTAACTTACTAATATTGTAATCACTATTCAAATCTGCGTCGAATCAGAAAATGATGATGCTACTAACAAAAGCAAATATTAATACAATGAATTTAACATAATACTTGAAATTTATCAATCATCCCATAGATAATTTATTATATATTATAAAGAAAATTCTATGAATTTTGATAAACTAACTGCACAATTCCAACAAGACTTAGGTACTGCACAATCCATTGCTATTACAAAAAATCACAGCGCCTTAGAAGCGGTACATATTCTAAGTAGCATGTTACAAAATACTAATAGCGATGCTAGTAATTTATTATCAAACATTGATATCCATCAACTTAAACAAGAAACAGATAAAGAAATTAACACACTAGCTACGATCAGTAATCCAACTGGTAATGTTAATATTTCTCAGAACTTATTACGACTATTAAATCAGATGGAAAAATTAGCTTTCAATAAAGAAGATTCCTATACATCAACTGAGATATTTTTATTAGTCATCATAAAAGGCAATGATATAACTACAAAACTTCTAAAAGCACATGGTGTAAATGAGATTAGTTTAAATCAAGCAATTGACAACCTTAGAGGAGGTAAAAACGTGAATAATCAAAACGCAGAAAATAACCGGAACACGCTAAATAAATACACTCAAGATTTAACTCAATTAGCTATTGATGGTAAGCTTGACCCTGTGATTGGTCGTGATAGTGAAATTCGTCGTGCCATTCAAGTATTACAACGACGAACTAAAAATAATCCAGTTTTAATTGGCGAACCTGGTGTGGGTAAAACTGCTATTGTTGAAGGTTTAGCACAACGTATTATTAACCATGAAGTATCAGAAGGTATCAAAGGCAAGCGTGTTTTATCGCTAGACATGACAGCACTGATAGCAGGTGCTAAATATAGAGGTGAATTTGAAGAGCGACTAAAAATCGTACTTAAAGAATTAGAAGACAAACAAGGTCAAATCATTTTATTTATTGATGAATTACACACCATGGTTGGTATTGGCAAATCCGATGGATCTATGGATGCTGGGAATATATTAAAACCTGCTTTAGCTCGTGGTGATCTACACTGTATAGGTGCTACTACACTAGATGAATATCGACAATATATTGAAAAAGATTCTGCTTTAGAACGTCGTTTCCAAAAAATATTAGTAGACGAACCAACTGAACAAGACACTATTGCTATTTTGCGCGGGCTTAAGGAAAAATACGAAGTTCATCATGGTGTAGAAATCACAGATCCTGCTATTATTGTTGCTGTAACTTATTCAACCAGATATATTACTGACAGACAATTACCAGATAAAGCCATTGATTTAATTGATGAAGCAGCCTCACAAATCCGCATGGAAATTGATTCAAAACCAGAATCAATGGATAAACTTGACCGTAAATTAGTGCAACTTAAAATTGAACGCATGGCACTCAAAAAAGAAAAAGACAAAGCTTCTAAAACACGATTAGAAGAATTAGTGAAATTAATTAAATCACTAGAAAAAGAGTACGCTAATTTAGAAAAAATTTGGAAAAAAGAAAAGCTAGTAGTCCAAAGTGCACACCATCTTAAAGAAGAACTAGAACAAGCAAAATCCGATTTAGAAAATGCACATCGTAACAATAATTTAGCCAAAATGAGTGAACTTCAATACGGAATTATTCCTGAATTAGAACAGAAAATTAACATGGCTGAAAATACTGAAACAGAAAAAATGACATTACTTAGAAATAAAGTCACTGAAGATGAAATTGCCCATATTGTTGCCCGTTGGACAGGTATTCCTGTGGATAAAATGATGACAGGTGAAAAAGATAAGTTACTACAGATGGAAACTATTATTCACAAACGCCTAGTTGGTCAAGATAAAGCTGTTAAAGTTATTTCAAATGCTGTACGTCGTGCGCGAAGTGGCCTATCTGACCCTAACCGTCCTGATGGTTCGTTTCTATTTATGGGTCCTACTGGTGTGGGAAAAACTGAACTTACCAAAGCCTTAGCAGACTTCTTATTTGATACCGAGAAAGCTATTGTACGCATTGATATGAGCGAATTTATGGAAAAACACTCAGTTGCACGTTTGATTGGCGCACCTCCAGGCTATGTTGGTTATGAACAAGGTGGTGTATTAACTGAGGCTGTGCGTCGCAAGCCTTATTCAATTATTTTACTTGATGAAATCGAAAAAGCCCATTCAGATTTATTTAATATTTTACTACAAGTACTAGATGATGGTCGACTAACGGATAGTCAAGGTCGAACAGTTGATTTTAAAAATACTATTATAATAATGACTTCAAACCTAGGTTCTCACTTAATTCAACAAAACCTAGGAAAAGATATATCCGTTGAACTTACTAAAATTGTTAGTGAGCACTTCAGACCTGAGTTTATCAATCGCATTGATGAAATCATAACCTTTAAACCACTAGAAAAATCTCAAATCAAAGGTATTGCACTCAGACAAATTGAGATCTTATCATCACGTTTATCCAAACTTAATCTTAGAATAACATTAAGCGATATAGCCATAAGTTTGATTGTTAACAAAGGCTATAACCCTGTGTTTGGCGCCAGACCCCTTAAACGTACCATACAACAATTATTAGAAAACCCTTTGTCAAAAAAAATCCTTGCTGGAGAATTTTTATCAGACTCAACC
This sequence is a window from Candidatus Vesicomyosocius sp. SY067_SCS001. Protein-coding genes within it:
- the clpB gene encoding ATP-dependent chaperone ClpB; translation: MNFDKLTAQFQQDLGTAQSIAITKNHSALEAVHILSSMLQNTNSDASNLLSNIDIHQLKQETDKEINTLATISNPTGNVNISQNLLRLLNQMEKLAFNKEDSYTSTEIFLLVIIKGNDITTKLLKAHGVNEISLNQAIDNLRGGKNVNNQNAENNRNTLNKYTQDLTQLAIDGKLDPVIGRDSEIRRAIQVLQRRTKNNPVLIGEPGVGKTAIVEGLAQRIINHEVSEGIKGKRVLSLDMTALIAGAKYRGEFEERLKIVLKELEDKQGQIILFIDELHTMVGIGKSDGSMDAGNILKPALARGDLHCIGATTLDEYRQYIEKDSALERRFQKILVDEPTEQDTIAILRGLKEKYEVHHGVEITDPAIIVAVTYSTRYITDRQLPDKAIDLIDEAASQIRMEIDSKPESMDKLDRKLVQLKIERMALKKEKDKASKTRLEELVKLIKSLEKEYANLEKIWKKEKLVVQSAHHLKEELEQAKSDLENAHRNNNLAKMSELQYGIIPELEQKINMAENTETEKMTLLRNKVTEDEIAHIVARWTGIPVDKMMTGEKDKLLQMETIIHKRLVGQDKAVKVISNAVRRARSGLSDPNRPDGSFLFMGPTGVGKTELTKALADFLFDTEKAIVRIDMSEFMEKHSVARLIGAPPGYVGYEQGGVLTEAVRRKPYSIILLDEIEKAHSDLFNILLQVLDDGRLTDSQGRTVDFKNTIIIMTSNLGSHLIQQNLGKDISVELTKIVSEHFRPEFINRIDEIITFKPLEKSQIKGIALRQIEILSSRLSKLNLRITLSDIAISLIVNKGYNPVFGARPLKRTIQQLLENPLSKKILAGEFLSDSTIHGDVKDGKIVFY